The Xanthomonas sontii genomic sequence CGTGTTCGTGGGCCTGCTGCCGTTGTGCACCGCCGTCTTCGCCGTGTTGCGCGCCGGCGAACGCCCGCGTCCACCGTTCTGGGTGTTCTCGCTGGCCGGTGCCTGCAGCGTCGTCGGCTATGCGGCGATCGGCGGGATCGACGCCTCGTGGCAGGGCGATCTGCTGATGCTGGCCGCGGTGGTGCTGTGTGGGCTGGGCTATGCGGAGGGCGCGCGCCTGTCGCGCACGCTGGGCGGATGGCAGGTCATCTGTTGGGCGCTGGTGCTGTCGCTGCCGCTGATGGTGTCCCTGGCCTTGCTGACGCAGCCTGCGTCGTTCGGCACCGTGCGCATGCCGGCATGGCTTGGCCTGGGCTATGTCTCGCTGTTCAGCATGTTGATCGGCTTCGTGTTCTGGTACCGCGGCCTGGCGCAAGGCGGGATCGCGGCGGTCGGGCAACTGCAGTTGTTC encodes the following:
- a CDS encoding DMT family transporter, which encodes MEKTTGGWINGCIGVMIFAGSLPATRVAVADFSPVFLTCARASIAAALGLALLLGFRQPRPRRAELPALAMTALGVVAGFPLLTALALQHVTSAHSIVFVGLLPLCTAVFAVLRAGERPRPPFWVFSLAGACSVVGYAAIGGIDASWQGDLLMLAAVVLCGLGYAEGARLSRTLGGWQVICWALVLSLPLMVSLALLTQPASFGTVRMPAWLGLGYVSLFSMLIGFVFWYRGLAQGGIAAVGQLQLFQPFIGLGLAALLLHETVRWTMLAVTLVAMVCVAGAKHYAR